One region of Pseudomonas glycinae genomic DNA includes:
- a CDS encoding epoxide hydrolase family protein, which produces MVAVSSGLTWRHCLASSIRGGALGLAVLAGSSGAWAADPSQAIRPYTIHVDEAKLSDLRKRIADTRWPDKETVSDVSQGVQLAQVQALVKYWGDGYDWRKAEAKLNALPEFVTTIDGVDIQFIHVRSRNPNAMPLILTHGWPGSQFEFLKTIGPLTDPVAYGGKVEDSFDVVIPSIPGHGFSGKPTELGWGPDRVAKAWDVLMKRLGYSHYVSQGGDHGSVISDALGRLAPPGLLGIHLNMPATVPPELVKPINSGDPAPAGLTAPEVTAFNSLSQFFGRNAAYGAMMVTRPQTIGYLLADSPAGTAAWMYEKFAAWTDSDGQPEKVLSRDEMLDDISLYWLTDSGASSSRFYWENNNNNFSAAAQKTADIKVPVAITVFPHEIYRAPKVWSQRAYPSLAYFSEVSKGGHFAAWEQPQLFSEELREAFRPLRAAAQKTAAQAAR; this is translated from the coding sequence ATGGTTGCGGTTTCGTCCGGTCTTACCTGGCGCCATTGCCTGGCGTCATCCATCAGGGGCGGGGCGCTCGGCCTTGCCGTACTCGCTGGCAGCAGCGGCGCCTGGGCCGCGGATCCGTCGCAAGCCATTCGCCCGTACACCATCCATGTGGACGAAGCGAAACTGAGCGACCTGCGCAAACGCATCGCCGACACCCGCTGGCCAGACAAGGAAACGGTCAGCGACGTGTCCCAGGGAGTGCAACTGGCGCAGGTCCAGGCGTTGGTGAAGTATTGGGGCGACGGCTACGACTGGCGCAAGGCCGAAGCGAAGCTCAATGCCTTGCCGGAGTTCGTGACCACCATCGACGGCGTCGACATCCAGTTCATCCACGTGCGTTCGCGCAATCCCAACGCCATGCCGCTGATCCTCACCCACGGCTGGCCGGGTTCGCAGTTCGAATTCCTCAAGACCATCGGCCCACTGACCGATCCGGTGGCCTATGGCGGCAAGGTCGAGGACTCGTTCGATGTGGTGATCCCGTCGATTCCCGGCCATGGTTTCTCCGGCAAACCGACCGAGCTCGGCTGGGGCCCTGACCGGGTCGCGAAGGCCTGGGATGTGTTGATGAAACGTCTGGGTTACAGCCATTACGTGTCCCAAGGCGGCGATCACGGCTCGGTGATATCCGATGCGCTGGGTCGCCTGGCGCCGCCCGGTTTGCTGGGCATCCACCTGAACATGCCGGCCACCGTGCCGCCGGAACTGGTCAAACCGATCAACAGCGGCGACCCGGCCCCGGCCGGGCTGACCGCGCCGGAGGTGACGGCCTTCAACTCGCTCAGCCAGTTCTTCGGCCGCAACGCTGCCTACGGCGCAATGATGGTGACCCGGCCGCAGACCATCGGTTATCTGCTGGCCGACTCGCCCGCCGGTACGGCCGCGTGGATGTATGAAAAATTCGCCGCGTGGACCGACAGCGACGGTCAGCCCGAGAAGGTCCTGAGCCGCGATGAAATGCTCGATGACATCAGCCTGTACTGGCTGACCGACAGCGGGGCGTCGTCCTCCCGTTTCTACTGGGAGAACAACAACAATAACTTCAGCGCCGCCGCGCAGAAGACTGCCGACATCAAGGTGCCGGTGGCGATCACCGTGTTCCCGCACGAAATCTACCGGGCGCCGAAAGTCTGGTCGCAGCGCGCCTATCCGTCGCTGGCCTACTTCAGTGAAGTCAGCAAGGGCGGTCACTTTGCGGCATGGGAGCAACCGCAACTGTTCAGCGAAGAACTGCGCGAAGCCTTCCGGCCACTGCGCGCGGCGGCGCAGAAAACCGCTGCTCAGGCAGCCCGCTAG
- a CDS encoding MFS transporter, giving the protein MRGETALERLSGTPSTTSQWWVIGLCMLFNVIDGLDVMAMAFTASRVSAQWTLSGAQLGLLLSASLVGMALGSLLAAPRADRFGRRPLLLAGLLLSGLSMLLSFWSPNHHVLMFLRLLTGIGTGAVLVGANVLTFEHAGPQRRNLAIALQSLAFAMGASLGGVLAHVLNDLMGWRYVFLAGGCITLAAALVGVFWLRESPSFLALEHRAPIPPLSPDDVSRPFSPGQWQQTLSLALALFLLMFCFYFVMSWTPALLVDNGFTDQQGARIGMLLALGGMLGALLLGLAANRYGCRRLLSAFLLLNAALLPLMLPATRVPGLATLVAVTLGLMLNGAVAALYVLAPQAFCTSVRTTGVGVVLATGRLGAIISPVVAGFLLDAGWTAQHLFTFFAASQVLAALLIWRGVKGR; this is encoded by the coding sequence ATGCGTGGGGAAACAGCGCTCGAACGCCTGAGCGGCACGCCATCGACCACGTCGCAGTGGTGGGTGATCGGGCTGTGCATGCTGTTCAACGTGATCGACGGGCTGGACGTGATGGCCATGGCCTTCACCGCCAGCCGGGTTTCGGCGCAGTGGACGTTGAGCGGCGCGCAACTGGGCCTGTTGTTGAGCGCAAGCCTGGTCGGCATGGCGCTCGGTTCGCTGCTGGCCGCACCCAGGGCCGACCGCTTCGGGCGCAGGCCTTTATTGCTCGCCGGCCTGCTGCTCAGTGGTCTGAGCATGTTGCTGTCGTTCTGGAGCCCGAATCATCACGTGTTGATGTTCCTGCGTTTGCTGACCGGCATCGGCACGGGGGCGGTGCTGGTGGGGGCGAATGTGCTGACGTTCGAGCACGCCGGCCCGCAGCGGCGCAACCTGGCCATCGCTTTGCAATCCCTCGCCTTCGCCATGGGCGCCAGTCTGGGCGGTGTGCTGGCGCATGTACTCAATGATTTGATGGGCTGGCGGTATGTCTTTCTTGCCGGTGGCTGCATCACGCTGGCGGCAGCGCTGGTCGGCGTCTTTTGGCTGCGAGAATCGCCGTCATTTCTGGCACTTGAACACCGCGCGCCTATTCCTCCCTTGTCGCCTGACGACGTCAGCCGGCCGTTTTCGCCCGGTCAATGGCAACAGACTCTATCGCTGGCACTGGCACTCTTTCTGTTGATGTTCTGCTTTTACTTCGTGATGAGCTGGACGCCGGCCCTGTTGGTCGACAATGGCTTTACCGACCAACAAGGCGCCCGGATCGGGATGCTGTTGGCGCTGGGGGGCATGCTCGGCGCCCTGCTTCTGGGTCTGGCGGCCAATCGTTACGGCTGCCGACGTTTGCTATCGGCTTTTCTGCTGCTCAACGCCGCCCTGCTGCCATTGATGCTGCCGGCCACTCGCGTCCCCGGTCTGGCGACACTCGTGGCGGTCACGCTGGGGCTGATGCTCAATGGTGCAGTCGCGGCTTTGTATGTCCTGGCCCCCCAAGCGTTCTGCACTTCGGTTCGCACGACCGGCGTCGGAGTGGTGCTGGCGACGGGGCGTCTGGGGGCGATCATTTCGCCGGTGGTGGCCGGGTTTCTGCTGGATGCCGGATGGACCGCACAACACCTGTTCACGTTTTTCGCCGCTAGCCAGGTGTTGGCGGCCCTGCTGATCTGGCGTGGCGTCAAGGGACGATGA
- a CDS encoding CynX/NimT family MFS transporter: protein MPITRNLSGHQQSVTAVIGLLILSIALRPPIISVGPILLLIQQHFQLSYTQAALLTSIPDVCMGVFALVVPSLARRFGIDRSVVVALTLLGASTLLRAISPNAFFLLGSTFFASIGIAVAGAMTGAWIKTHFAQRPALFMGIYAGGLSLGATLAAVLSAPIAELAQDWRVSAGVWSVLCLTAIASWVWMARRFATPAPGVKSPSSASKRLPWGNPQAWLIALNFGAGQFVVYALFAWMAPASVEAATSSVSPGVLLGIFTAVFAVASVGAGLIPGKAHDRRGLLGLSGLLALLGVGGMAFLPAYWPMLYVVLAAIGLGMGFTVAMTLPLDHASTSEQAGLWTVFMLFIGYLIAALGPLLFGALREYAGHYGPAYTLLFAVLLLMLGITPLLKLAPATSPQVSVA from the coding sequence ATGCCAATCACCCGCAATCTCTCCGGCCACCAGCAGAGCGTCACGGCGGTGATCGGCCTGCTGATCCTGTCCATCGCCCTGCGTCCGCCGATCATCTCGGTGGGGCCGATTCTGCTGTTGATCCAGCAGCACTTCCAGTTGAGCTACACCCAGGCTGCGCTGCTGACCTCGATTCCCGATGTGTGCATGGGCGTGTTCGCGCTGGTGGTTCCGAGCCTGGCCAGACGCTTCGGGATCGATCGCAGTGTGGTGGTCGCCCTGACGTTGTTGGGCGCTTCCACCTTGTTGCGGGCGATCTCGCCGAATGCATTCTTCCTGCTCGGCAGTACGTTCTTTGCCAGCATCGGCATTGCGGTTGCCGGCGCGATGACCGGCGCCTGGATCAAGACTCACTTTGCGCAACGGCCGGCGCTGTTCATGGGCATCTATGCCGGCGGCTTGAGTCTGGGCGCGACCCTCGCGGCGGTGCTCAGCGCGCCGATTGCCGAGCTGGCGCAGGACTGGCGAGTCAGCGCCGGAGTCTGGAGCGTGCTGTGCCTCACCGCCATCGCCAGTTGGGTGTGGATGGCACGGCGTTTTGCGACACCGGCGCCCGGCGTGAAATCGCCGTCGAGCGCGAGCAAACGCTTGCCTTGGGGCAATCCGCAGGCGTGGCTGATCGCGTTGAATTTCGGGGCCGGGCAATTCGTGGTCTATGCCCTCTTCGCCTGGATGGCGCCCGCCTCGGTGGAAGCGGCCACGTCGAGTGTTTCCCCGGGCGTCCTGCTGGGTATTTTTACGGCGGTGTTCGCCGTTGCCAGCGTGGGGGCGGGACTGATTCCGGGCAAGGCCCACGACCGGCGCGGTCTGCTCGGGCTGTCGGGGTTGCTGGCCCTGCTCGGGGTGGGCGGCATGGCGTTCCTGCCGGCGTACTGGCCGATGCTGTATGTGGTACTCGCGGCCATCGGCCTGGGCATGGGCTTCACCGTGGCCATGACCTTGCCGCTGGATCACGCCAGCACCAGCGAACAGGCCGGATTGTGGACGGTGTTCATGTTGTTCATCGGTTACCTGATCGCCGCGCTCGGGCCGCTGTTGTTCGGTGCCCTGCGCGAATACGCCGGACACTATGGCCCGGCGTACACCTTGCTGTTCGCGGTACTGCTGTTGATGCTCGGCATCACCCCCCTGCTCAAACTGGCACCGGCAACATCGCCGCAGGTGTCCGTTGCCTGA
- a CDS encoding creatininase family protein: MLLYLSTWSEIAQFLERSRTIVIPIGSNEQHGPTGLLGTDWMCPEIIAHEAQKSADILIAPTFNIGMAQHHLGFPGTISLRPSTFIAAIADWTRSLAAHGFEKIFFLNGHGGNIASIEAAFSELYAEASFARRKAGFALKLCNWWDLEGVNELAREQFPTGHGIHATPSEIAVTQWAYPDSIKSADYSPQIANWGPIREAADFRARHPDGRMGSDPAQASPEKGRQLVEMAARGLVQEVQAFSRESLPD, from the coding sequence ATGCTTTTATACCTATCGACCTGGTCCGAAATCGCCCAATTTCTCGAACGCAGCCGCACCATCGTCATCCCGATCGGTTCCAACGAACAGCACGGGCCGACCGGCCTGCTGGGCACCGACTGGATGTGCCCGGAAATCATCGCCCATGAAGCGCAGAAAAGCGCCGACATCCTGATCGCCCCGACCTTCAACATCGGCATGGCGCAGCATCACCTCGGTTTCCCCGGCACCATCTCGCTCAGGCCCTCGACGTTCATCGCCGCCATCGCCGACTGGACCCGCTCGCTGGCCGCCCACGGCTTTGAAAAGATCTTTTTCCTCAATGGCCACGGCGGCAACATCGCGTCAATCGAAGCGGCGTTTTCGGAGCTGTACGCCGAAGCGAGTTTCGCCCGACGCAAGGCCGGGTTCGCCCTGAAGCTGTGCAACTGGTGGGATCTGGAAGGGGTCAACGAGCTGGCGCGTGAGCAGTTCCCGACCGGCCATGGCATTCATGCGACCCCTTCGGAAATCGCCGTGACCCAGTGGGCCTACCCCGATTCCATCAAGTCGGCGGACTACTCGCCGCAGATCGCCAATTGGGGGCCGATCCGGGAAGCCGCGGATTTCCGCGCCCGTCACCCAGACGGCCGCATGGGCTCGGACCCGGCCCAGGCTTCGCCGGAAAAAGGCCGGCAACTGGTGGAAATGGCCGCTCGTGGTCTGGTCCAGGAGGTCCAAGCCTTCAGCCGTGAATCATTGCCCGACTGA
- a CDS encoding alpha/beta fold hydrolase — MTDSNAVTPSRRVLAGSILALALGIASAYASAAEVPAGKIDAITAGTHVSFGALKHVKAGLLDVSYAEVGPADGPVVILLHGWPYDIHSYTDVAPALAQKGYRVLIPYARGYGDTRFLSAKTVRNGQPAALAKDLIDFMDALKIKQAVLGGYDWGARTADIVAALWPERVKALVAVSGYLIGSQDAGKTPLPPAAELQWWYQFYFATERGRLGYEKNTHDFAKLIWQLASPKWTFDDATYDRSAAALQNPDHVAVSIFNYRWRLGLIKGEAQYDPLEKKLAAFPSISVPTITLEGDANGAPHPPAEAYAKRFTGKYEYRLISGGIGHNLPQEAPQAFAQAVIDADHL; from the coding sequence ATGACTGACTCTAACGCTGTAACCCCATCCCGGCGCGTGCTCGCCGGTTCGATCCTGGCGCTTGCGCTGGGCATCGCCTCGGCATACGCCAGCGCCGCCGAAGTGCCCGCCGGCAAGATCGACGCCATTACCGCCGGCACCCACGTTTCGTTCGGCGCGCTGAAACACGTCAAGGCCGGACTGCTGGACGTGTCCTACGCCGAAGTCGGTCCCGCCGACGGCCCGGTGGTCATCCTGCTGCACGGCTGGCCCTACGATATTCACAGCTACACCGATGTGGCGCCGGCGCTGGCGCAGAAGGGCTATCGGGTGCTGATTCCTTACGCGCGCGGCTATGGCGACACGCGTTTCCTGTCTGCCAAAACCGTGCGCAATGGCCAGCCGGCCGCGCTGGCGAAGGATCTGATCGACTTCATGGACGCCCTGAAGATCAAGCAGGCCGTGCTCGGTGGCTACGACTGGGGCGCGCGCACCGCCGACATCGTCGCGGCGCTCTGGCCCGAGCGGGTGAAGGCACTGGTGGCGGTGAGTGGTTACCTGATCGGCAGCCAGGACGCCGGCAAGACGCCGCTGCCGCCGGCGGCGGAGTTGCAGTGGTGGTATCAGTTCTACTTTGCGACCGAACGTGGTCGTCTGGGCTACGAAAAGAACACCCACGACTTCGCCAAACTGATCTGGCAGCTGGCCTCGCCGAAGTGGACCTTCGACGACGCGACCTACGACCGCAGCGCCGCCGCGTTGCAGAATCCGGATCACGTCGCCGTGTCGATCTTCAACTACCGCTGGCGCCTGGGGCTGATCAAAGGGGAAGCGCAATACGATCCGCTGGAGAAAAAACTCGCGGCATTCCCCTCCATCAGCGTGCCGACCATCACCTTGGAGGGCGACGCCAATGGTGCGCCGCACCCACCGGCCGAGGCCTACGCCAAACGCTTTACCGGCAAGTACGAGTACCGGCTGATCAGCGGCGGTATCGGCCACAACCTGCCGCAGGAAGCGCCGCAAGCGTTCGCCCAGGCGGTGATCGATGCCGATCATCTCTGA
- a CDS encoding alpha/beta fold hydrolase: protein MKKTLIALSIAAGLCLGANAFAQTAKPTVVLVHGAFADASSWNGVAKILEKDGYTVIAAANPLRGVKSDGAAVSALLSSIQSPVVLVGHSYGGNVISDAANDHANVKALVYVSAFAPEAGETVAGLAGKFPGSTLGPTLAPPVALADGGKDLYIQQSKFHDQFAADVPAAQAALMAATQRPVTEAALNEQAGTPAWKHIPSWYIYGDKDKNIPPQAMAFMAKRADAKAVEVVKGASHVVMVSNPAPVARLIEKAAAAN, encoded by the coding sequence ATGAAAAAAACACTGATTGCACTGAGCATCGCTGCGGGCCTGTGCCTGGGCGCCAATGCCTTCGCCCAAACCGCCAAACCCACGGTGGTGCTGGTGCACGGCGCGTTTGCCGACGCGTCGAGCTGGAACGGCGTGGCGAAGATTCTCGAGAAGGATGGCTACACGGTGATCGCCGCCGCCAATCCGCTGCGCGGCGTCAAGAGCGATGGCGCAGCGGTATCGGCGTTGCTCAGCAGCATCCAGTCGCCGGTGGTGCTGGTCGGTCACTCCTATGGCGGCAACGTCATCAGTGATGCAGCCAACGATCATGCCAATGTCAAAGCGCTGGTCTACGTCAGCGCGTTTGCCCCAGAGGCCGGTGAAACCGTCGCCGGGCTGGCCGGCAAGTTTCCCGGCAGCACCCTCGGGCCAACACTGGCGCCACCCGTTGCGCTGGCCGATGGCGGCAAGGACTTGTACATCCAGCAGAGCAAGTTCCATGACCAGTTCGCCGCCGATGTCCCGGCTGCACAAGCGGCGCTGATGGCGGCTACTCAACGTCCGGTCACCGAAGCGGCGCTGAACGAGCAGGCCGGAACGCCGGCCTGGAAGCACATTCCGTCGTGGTACATCTACGGGGACAAGGACAAGAACATCCCGCCCCAGGCGATGGCGTTCATGGCCAAGCGTGCGGATGCCAAGGCCGTTGAAGTGGTGAAGGGCGCCTCGCACGTGGTGATGGTGTCGAACCCGGCACCGGTGGCCCGGCTGATTGAAAAAGCCGCTGCGGCCAACTGA
- a CDS encoding AraC family transcriptional regulator, whose translation MKREVRKVIAQRESAPRSERYPDYQDVPRVMAVLVRDQATGEYNEPHVHRHGQLLYASNGVMRVATERGLWILPPKRALWIPPGMVHDQLMLSAVKMRSIYIEPQVCAGLGPHCKVLEIPGLLRELILALAEQPIEYPQEGRNAHIVALILSELQAARTLPIEVPWPLDRRLVTVCEAILQDPGQDHSIGYWADRVGASSRTLIRLFVNETGLNFRHWLQQVRLATAIDRLDEGQSVGVIARDLGYASQSAFSAMFRRVMGESPREFLVRD comes from the coding sequence ATGAAACGAGAGGTGCGCAAGGTCATCGCCCAGCGTGAGTCCGCGCCGCGCAGCGAACGTTATCCCGACTATCAGGACGTGCCGCGCGTAATGGCCGTGCTGGTGCGCGATCAGGCCACCGGCGAATACAACGAGCCGCACGTGCATCGGCACGGGCAGTTGCTGTATGCCTCGAACGGCGTGATGCGGGTGGCCACCGAGCGCGGGTTGTGGATCCTGCCGCCGAAACGGGCGCTGTGGATTCCGCCCGGGATGGTTCACGACCAGTTGATGCTCAGCGCGGTCAAAATGCGTTCGATCTACATCGAGCCGCAGGTCTGCGCAGGGCTGGGCCCTCACTGCAAAGTGCTGGAGATCCCCGGACTGCTGCGTGAGTTGATTCTGGCCCTGGCCGAGCAGCCGATCGAATACCCGCAGGAAGGCCGCAACGCGCACATCGTGGCGTTGATACTCAGTGAATTGCAGGCGGCGCGGACGCTGCCGATCGAAGTGCCATGGCCGCTCGACCGGCGACTGGTCACGGTGTGCGAGGCGATTCTGCAGGACCCCGGACAAGACCATTCAATCGGCTATTGGGCAGACCGGGTCGGCGCCAGTTCCCGCACGCTGATTCGCCTGTTCGTCAATGAAACCGGCCTGAATTTCCGCCACTGGCTGCAACAGGTGCGGCTGGCGACCGCCATCGACCGGCTCGACGAGGGGCAATCCGTCGGGGTGATTGCCCGGGATCTGGGTTACGCCAGCCAGAGTGCCTTCAGTGCCATGTTCAGACGGGTGATGGGCGAATCGCCTCGTGAATTTCTCGTCCGCGACTAG
- a CDS encoding quinone oxidoreductase family protein has translation MKAVVIQAFGGPEVLTVQDIQLAEPGPGQVLVKVMAAGINFMDTGARRGLGAAWELPLTLGAEGAGVVLASGPQVTEFAVGDRVAWHYVPGSYAEQVIAPVSQLVPLPDDIDFATAASLMMQGLTASNLVDKVHAIQPGDVAFVHAAAGGVGLMLTQLIKLRGGKVIGRVSHADKVEAVLAAGADYVVIGRAQNIAGQVMRLTEGQRVNVVYDGTGAEGFADSLEMLDYFGTLALYGPFMNPTPPIDIFSMPRSIKLTYPSVMHYVRNREVLLEKSRQLFAWVSAGKLKAVIGKRYSLDDAQQAHRDIESRNTTGKLIIVP, from the coding sequence ATGAAAGCAGTGGTTATCCAGGCCTTTGGCGGGCCTGAAGTCTTGACGGTGCAGGACATTCAACTGGCAGAACCGGGGCCCGGACAAGTCCTGGTCAAGGTCATGGCGGCGGGTATCAATTTCATGGACACCGGTGCCCGACGCGGGCTCGGCGCTGCCTGGGAGCTACCGCTGACGCTGGGTGCAGAAGGCGCCGGCGTCGTCCTGGCCAGCGGCCCGCAGGTGACGGAGTTCGCTGTCGGTGACCGCGTGGCCTGGCATTACGTGCCGGGCAGCTACGCCGAACAGGTGATCGCCCCGGTCAGCCAGTTGGTGCCGCTGCCGGACGATATCGACTTCGCCACCGCCGCCAGCCTGATGATGCAGGGCCTGACCGCCAGCAATCTGGTGGACAAGGTGCACGCGATCCAGCCGGGTGACGTGGCCTTCGTGCACGCGGCGGCGGGGGGCGTGGGGCTGATGCTGACTCAGTTGATCAAGTTGCGGGGCGGCAAGGTCATTGGCCGGGTGTCTCACGCCGACAAGGTGGAAGCGGTGCTCGCGGCCGGGGCTGACTATGTCGTGATCGGGCGAGCGCAAAACATTGCCGGACAGGTCATGCGCCTGACCGAGGGGCAGCGGGTGAATGTGGTGTACGACGGCACTGGCGCGGAAGGGTTCGCCGATTCGCTGGAGATGCTGGATTATTTCGGCACCCTGGCCTTGTACGGACCGTTCATGAACCCGACCCCGCCGATCGATATCTTCAGCATGCCGCGCAGCATCAAGCTGACGTATCCCTCGGTCATGCACTACGTGCGCAACCGCGAAGTGCTGCTGGAAAAATCCCGGCAACTGTTCGCGTGGGTCAGTGCCGGCAAACTGAAAGCCGTGATCGGCAAGCGTTATTCACTGGATGATGCGCAACAGGCCCATCGCGATATCGAGTCGCGCAACACGACGGGCAAGCTGATCATCGTCCCTTGA
- a CDS encoding aldehyde dehydrogenase family protein yields MWTIKHSYIDGAFVPVQGRETIECINPATESVIGTVTLANREDARQAIAAAKRAQITMGRTSKAERIDMLRRLQAAVLESTEEIRDTAIEEYGAPLARAQWVSQYASQSFANAAQVLENYELVRPVGRATVVMDPVGVSALFAPWNSTAGTVCSKLAAAIAGGCASVIKPSELSPLQTQVLALALHRAGLPNGVINIVLGRGNDVGDEISTSPYIAKISFTGSTATGKLIARAGIETMKRVSLSLTGKSASIVLDDADLEAAIPMALNAAFMNNGQACVAGTRLLVPRALLPQVIERVRALVDAIMVGNPHDPATAIGPLVNQAQFDRVQGFIRRGLEQGARLIVGGEGRPAGLSQGYFVKPTVFADVSNDMDIAREEIFGPVLSIIAYDDEEDAIRLANASVYGLQAYVFTREVERGRRIAARLEAGSVLINRIAPELLAPFGGVKQSGIGREFGVSGLEAFLEAKSIVED; encoded by the coding sequence ATGTGGACTATCAAGCACAGCTACATCGATGGTGCGTTCGTGCCCGTTCAGGGCCGTGAAACGATCGAATGCATCAATCCGGCGACGGAATCCGTCATCGGCACGGTCACCTTGGCCAATCGCGAGGATGCCAGGCAAGCTATCGCCGCCGCCAAGCGTGCGCAAATCACAATGGGCCGCACCTCGAAAGCCGAGCGCATCGACATGCTCAGGCGCCTGCAGGCGGCGGTGCTGGAGAGTACCGAAGAGATACGCGACACCGCCATCGAGGAATACGGCGCACCGTTGGCCCGTGCGCAATGGGTCAGCCAGTACGCTTCGCAGTCCTTTGCCAATGCGGCGCAGGTGCTGGAGAACTACGAGCTGGTCCGGCCTGTGGGCCGTGCAACGGTGGTCATGGACCCGGTCGGAGTGTCGGCGTTGTTCGCGCCCTGGAACAGCACCGCCGGTACGGTGTGCAGCAAACTGGCGGCGGCGATTGCCGGCGGTTGTGCCTCGGTCATCAAACCGAGTGAACTCAGTCCGTTGCAGACTCAGGTGCTTGCGCTCGCTTTGCATCGTGCAGGGCTGCCAAACGGGGTGATCAATATTGTCCTGGGCCGTGGGAACGATGTGGGCGACGAGATCAGTACCAGCCCGTACATTGCGAAGATTTCGTTCACCGGCTCCACCGCCACCGGAAAACTCATTGCCCGCGCGGGCATCGAGACCATGAAGCGGGTGAGCCTGTCGCTCACCGGCAAGTCGGCGTCCATCGTGCTCGACGACGCGGATCTCGAGGCGGCCATCCCCATGGCCCTGAATGCCGCCTTCATGAACAACGGTCAGGCCTGTGTCGCCGGCACGCGGCTGTTGGTGCCGCGCGCGCTCCTGCCGCAGGTGATCGAGCGGGTAAGAGCCTTGGTCGACGCCATAATGGTCGGTAATCCCCATGATCCGGCGACTGCCATCGGCCCGTTGGTCAACCAGGCGCAGTTTGATCGCGTGCAGGGTTTTATCCGGCGCGGGCTGGAGCAGGGCGCGCGATTGATCGTCGGCGGGGAGGGCCGGCCTGCCGGGCTGAGCCAGGGCTATTTCGTGAAGCCCACGGTGTTTGCCGACGTCAGCAACGACATGGACATCGCCCGGGAGGAGATTTTCGGCCCGGTGCTGTCGATCATCGCCTACGACGACGAGGAAGACGCCATCCGCCTGGCCAATGCCAGCGTCTACGGTTTGCAGGCCTATGTGTTTACCCGTGAGGTCGAACGTGGCCGACGCATCGCTGCGCGGCTGGAGGCCGGTTCGGTGTTGATCAACCGGATCGCACCGGAGCTGCTGGCGCCTTTTGGCGGGGTCAAACAGTCGGGGATCGGCAGGGAATTTGGCGTGTCCGGGCTGGAGGCGTTTCTTGAAGCGAAAAGCATC
- a CDS encoding cytochrome P460 family protein — protein sequence MKFNHWAVLPAAIALAALAATGVALGEADDGDASPIYGVKLPKNYRQWALIAPAQEAAPLDELRAVLGNDRAIKAYQSKTLPFPDGTVLVKLAWKHVQSPEFEPASIPGAATTVQVMVKDSRKYASTGGWGFGRFINGKPADEAQHQTCFACHQARVQNHDFVFTRYAP from the coding sequence ATGAAATTCAACCATTGGGCCGTGCTGCCAGCGGCCATTGCGCTCGCGGCACTGGCGGCCACCGGTGTCGCGTTGGGCGAGGCCGATGACGGCGATGCCTCGCCGATCTACGGCGTGAAACTGCCGAAAAACTATCGCCAGTGGGCGCTGATTGCCCCGGCCCAGGAAGCCGCGCCGCTGGATGAACTGCGCGCGGTGCTGGGCAATGACCGGGCGATCAAGGCTTACCAGAGCAAGACGCTGCCGTTTCCCGACGGCACGGTGCTGGTGAAGCTGGCGTGGAAACACGTGCAGTCGCCGGAATTCGAGCCGGCCTCGATTCCGGGGGCGGCCACCACCGTTCAGGTGATGGTCAAGGACTCGCGCAAATACGCCTCGACCGGTGGCTGGGGATTCGGCCGGTTCATCAACGGCAAACCTGCCGACGAGGCCCAGCACCAGACCTGCTTTGCCTGCCATCAGGCGCGGGTGCAGAACCACGATTTTGTCTTCACCCGATACGCCCCCTGA